Proteins encoded within one genomic window of Mesorhizobium sp. AR10:
- a CDS encoding FMN-dependent NADH-azoreductase — protein sequence MSILLVTSSPRGNASHSTRIATEFAEKLLAADPSATLVVRDLVANPLPHIDPDYSTGIYTPVEARTQRQSEVVGVSDTALDELFAADTIILATGFINFGISSTLKSWVDHVARSGKTFSYGENGPKGLVTGKKVYIVLASGGIYSEGAAVQMDHAIPYLRAVLGFIGMTDVDVIRIEGVGMGPDAVTAALAKATAKVDAVVAATASAHVAAAA from the coding sequence ATGTCCATCCTTCTCGTCACGTCCAGCCCGCGCGGCAACGCCTCGCACTCGACCCGCATCGCCACCGAATTCGCCGAAAAGCTGCTTGCCGCCGATCCGTCGGCGACGCTTGTCGTGCGCGATCTCGTTGCCAACCCGCTGCCGCATATCGATCCCGACTATTCGACCGGCATCTACACGCCCGTCGAAGCCCGCACCCAGCGCCAGTCCGAGGTCGTCGGCGTTTCCGACACCGCGCTCGACGAACTGTTTGCCGCCGACACCATCATCCTGGCCACCGGCTTCATCAATTTCGGCATCTCGTCGACCCTGAAATCCTGGGTCGATCACGTCGCTCGCTCCGGCAAGACCTTTTCCTATGGCGAGAATGGCCCCAAGGGCCTCGTCACCGGCAAGAAGGTCTACATCGTCCTGGCCTCGGGCGGCATCTATTCCGAGGGTGCGGCCGTACAGATGGACCACGCCATTCCTTACCTGCGCGCCGTGCTTGGCTTCATCGGCATGACCGATGTCGATGTCATCCGCATTGAAGGCGTCGGCATGGGTCCTGACGCGGTGACCGCCGCTCTGGCCAAGGCGACCGCCAAGGTCGACGCCGTGGTGGCTGCGACCGCGAGCGCGCATGTCGCTGCGGCGGCATAA
- a CDS encoding LysR family transcriptional regulator, translating into MQPNPTLDQLQILVAVADTGSFSAAGRKLNRAQSVISYAIANLEAQLGLKLFEREGTREPQLTDVGRATLEDARRMVGVLQRIRSRVDGHRQGLEAEVVLSVDMALPSPVLVRVLKAFEAQFPTVALRLHIGSLGLIVDQVVEGQADLGVGGIPGDADVHLLRIGFTSMVPVAAPNHPLALLPKPVSVEDVREHTQLVVSDLSERTRGRDYGVFAYRTWRLTDVRTKHALMREGLGWGGLPRWLVADDLASGRLVELDLEPYSEVRSPLFAMHRADRSPKPAAAWLIDQFKRQLGCFNEFEPDRVPDEEPWSETVHR; encoded by the coding sequence ATGCAGCCGAACCCGACCCTCGACCAGCTTCAGATCCTTGTGGCCGTTGCCGACACCGGCAGTTTCTCGGCCGCCGGCCGCAAACTCAACCGCGCACAATCGGTGATCAGCTATGCCATCGCCAATCTCGAGGCGCAGCTTGGGCTGAAGCTGTTCGAGCGCGAAGGCACGCGCGAGCCGCAGCTGACCGATGTCGGCCGAGCGACGCTTGAAGATGCACGGCGCATGGTCGGCGTGCTGCAGCGCATCCGCTCGCGCGTTGACGGCCACCGGCAAGGGCTGGAGGCCGAAGTCGTCCTGTCGGTCGACATGGCGCTGCCGTCACCGGTGTTGGTTCGGGTGCTGAAGGCGTTCGAGGCGCAGTTCCCGACCGTGGCGCTGCGCCTGCATATCGGCTCGCTGGGACTGATCGTCGACCAAGTCGTCGAGGGGCAAGCCGATCTCGGTGTCGGCGGTATTCCGGGGGATGCCGATGTGCACCTTCTGCGCATCGGCTTCACCTCGATGGTGCCGGTCGCGGCGCCAAATCATCCCTTGGCGCTTCTGCCAAAGCCGGTGTCGGTGGAGGATGTGCGCGAACACACACAGCTGGTCGTCTCCGATCTGTCGGAGCGCACGCGTGGGCGCGACTACGGCGTGTTCGCCTACCGCACCTGGCGGCTGACGGATGTGCGCACCAAGCATGCGCTGATGCGCGAGGGGCTGGGATGGGGCGGGCTGCCGCGATGGCTGGTCGCCGACGATCTGGCCAGCGGCCGGCTGGTGGAACTCGATCTGGAGCCCTACAGCGAGGTGCGTTCGCCGTTGTTTGCCATGCACCGCGCCGACCGCAGCCCGAAGCCCGCGGCTGCCTGGCTGATCGACCAGTTCAAGCGCCAGCTCGGCTGCTTCAACGAGTTCGAGCCGGACCGGGTGCCTGACGAGGAACCGTGGTCGGAGACAGTCCATCGATAA
- a CDS encoding TetR/AcrR family transcriptional regulator — protein MQQESARRSNRDRTEATRADLIAAARKLFIEKPYAETGTPEIVAAAGVTRGALYHHFADKQALFAAVVEQEAAAVAAEIERASPPSLFARDALIAGSDAYLVAMRVPGRTRLLLLDGPAVLGRAAMDEIDNRHGNRSLHEGLVAAMRAQTMTKLPAGVLTALLASAFDRAALAIEAGASAEDYRAVLMALIDGLSPTTVPRQAPGPARTR, from the coding sequence ATGCAACAGGAATCCGCGCGCCGCTCCAACCGCGATCGCACCGAAGCGACGCGCGCCGACCTGATCGCCGCGGCACGAAAACTGTTCATTGAAAAACCCTATGCCGAGACTGGCACGCCCGAGATTGTCGCAGCTGCCGGTGTCACGCGCGGCGCGCTCTATCACCACTTTGCTGACAAGCAGGCGCTGTTTGCCGCAGTCGTCGAGCAGGAAGCGGCTGCCGTCGCCGCCGAAATCGAACGCGCCTCGCCACCCTCGCTATTTGCCCGCGACGCGCTGATTGCCGGCTCGGATGCCTATCTTGTCGCCATGCGCGTCCCCGGTCGCACGCGGCTCTTGCTGCTCGACGGACCGGCGGTGCTCGGCCGCGCCGCCATGGACGAAATCGACAATCGCCACGGCAATCGTTCCTTACATGAGGGCCTCGTCGCGGCGATGCGCGCGCAAACGATGACGAAGCTGCCGGCGGGGGTGCTGACCGCCCTGCTGGCGTCCGCTTTCGACCGAGCGGCACTTGCCATCGAGGCCGGCGCTTCAGCTGAAGACTATCGCGCCGTCCTCATGGCGCTTATCGATGGACTGTCTCCGACCACGGTTCCTCGTCAGGCACCCGGTCCGGCTCGAACTCGTTGA
- a CDS encoding VOC family protein produces MKTTSYYPVLMTGDVAGTAAFYIEHFRFKSLFESDWYVHLQSAEDKRVNLGIVQGDHETIPEEGRGRTSGLLINFEVRDPDAVYERVIAAGLPILRSLRDEPFGQRHFITKDPNGVLIDVIKPIPPSPEFQAQFVEGTAA; encoded by the coding sequence ATGAAGACGACGAGCTATTATCCGGTGCTCATGACCGGCGATGTTGCCGGCACGGCGGCGTTCTATATCGAGCACTTTCGCTTCAAGTCGCTGTTTGAGAGTGACTGGTACGTGCATCTGCAATCGGCTGAGGACAAGCGCGTCAATCTCGGCATCGTCCAGGGCGACCACGAGACGATCCCTGAGGAGGGGCGGGGCCGCACTTCAGGCCTGCTGATCAACTTTGAGGTCCGGGATCCGGATGCCGTCTATGAGCGGGTGATAGCCGCCGGCCTGCCGATCCTGCGCTCCTTGCGCGACGAACCCTTCGGCCAGCGCCATTTCATCACCAAAGACCCCAATGGCGTGCTGATCGACGTGATCAAGCCGATCCCGCCCAGCCCGGAGTTTCAGGCGCAATTTGTTGAAGGGACCGCAGCTTAG
- a CDS encoding S1C family serine protease, producing the protein MALPAQKFQSDDTLLDAYSTTVADAVDRIGPAVCRIERIGGAGGHGSGFVIAPDGLVVTNFHVVGDARTVRVSMPDGASSEGRVLGRDPDTDIALVRADGSFADVAPLGDSKRLRRGQIAIAIGNPLGFEWTVTSGVVSALGRSMRASTGRLIDDVIQTDAALNPGNSGGPLVSSAGEVIGVNTAMIHGAQGIAFAVASNTANFVISEIIRFGRVRRAFIGVSADTANLPRRAALLSQVSSSTAVRLRSVEKNGPAAKAGLREGDIIAAIDGRPVTGVDDLVRMLDAERIGRETLCTVVRRTGVSQVAVTPVARAS; encoded by the coding sequence ATGGCCCTGCCCGCCCAGAAATTCCAATCCGACGACACCTTGCTCGATGCCTATTCGACGACGGTCGCCGATGCTGTCGACCGCATCGGTCCCGCCGTCTGCCGCATCGAGCGCATCGGCGGCGCCGGCGGCCATGGCTCGGGCTTCGTCATTGCGCCGGACGGGCTGGTGGTCACCAATTTTCACGTCGTTGGTGATGCGCGCACGGTGCGCGTCTCGATGCCGGACGGTGCCTCCAGCGAAGGCCGCGTGCTTGGTCGCGATCCGGACACCGACATCGCACTGGTGCGCGCCGATGGCAGCTTTGCCGATGTCGCACCCCTTGGCGATTCCAAGCGCCTGCGGCGCGGCCAGATCGCCATCGCCATCGGCAATCCGCTCGGCTTCGAATGGACGGTCACATCAGGCGTCGTCTCGGCGCTCGGCCGCTCGATGCGCGCCTCCACAGGCCGGCTGATCGACGATGTCATCCAGACTGACGCCGCACTTAACCCCGGCAATTCCGGTGGACCGCTGGTGTCTTCGGCGGGCGAGGTCATCGGCGTCAACACCGCCATGATCCACGGCGCGCAAGGCATCGCCTTCGCGGTTGCCTCCAACACCGCCAATTTCGTCATATCGGAGATCATCCGCTTCGGCCGCGTGCGCCGCGCCTTCATCGGCGTCTCCGCCGACACCGCCAACCTGCCGCGCCGCGCAGCTTTGCTGTCGCAAGTGTCGAGTAGCACGGCGGTGCGGCTGCGCAGTGTCGAGAAAAACGGCCCGGCAGCCAAGGCCGGCCTGAGGGAAGGTGACATCATCGCCGCCATCGACGGCCGCCCGGTCACCGGCGTCGACGATCTGGTGCGCATGCTCGATGCCGAGCGCATCGGCCGCGAGACGCTGTGCACCGTGGTGCGCCGCACCGGCGTCAGCCAGGTCGCGGTGACACCGGTGGCGAGGGCAAGCTGA
- a CDS encoding S1C family serine protease — translation MSDFNLNAFSDAIADIAAAAAPATASLPTHHHRTASAFHWRDGYFVTAEEAVESGEEVELMLASGETVKAELIGRDPSTGVALLKPAGAPDAPSLAKAGAVRPGHLAVAVGSSDGSALAVFGTVGEVGPAWRSMRGGTIDRRINLSVGAGGSFEGGPVLDAKGALVGMLLFGPRRRALVMPYETIERAVATLREKGHVARGYLGAGLHPIRDGDAHGAMVMSLDDNGPAKAAGLSLGDIIVSWNGEAVHGPRELIRRLGPDSAGASVALGVMRGGETREVALTIGEKPLS, via the coding sequence ATGAGCGATTTCAACCTGAACGCATTTTCCGACGCCATCGCCGATATCGCGGCTGCTGCAGCACCGGCGACGGCGAGTTTGCCCACGCATCATCATCGCACGGCAAGCGCCTTCCATTGGCGCGATGGCTATTTCGTCACCGCCGAGGAGGCGGTCGAGAGCGGTGAAGAGGTCGAACTGATGCTGGCTTCCGGCGAGACCGTGAAGGCCGAGCTTATCGGCCGCGATCCGTCGACCGGTGTCGCGCTGCTGAAGCCGGCGGGCGCGCCAGATGCGCCGTCACTGGCCAAGGCGGGTGCAGTGCGGCCGGGCCATCTGGCCGTTGCGGTCGGCAGCAGTGACGGCTCGGCGCTCGCCGTGTTCGGCACGGTGGGTGAGGTCGGTCCGGCCTGGCGCTCGATGCGTGGCGGCACGATCGACCGGCGCATCAATCTTTCCGTCGGTGCCGGCGGCAGTTTCGAGGGCGGTCCGGTGCTCGACGCCAAGGGCGCGCTGGTCGGCATGCTCTTGTTCGGGCCGCGCCGGCGGGCGCTGGTCATGCCCTACGAGACCATCGAGCGGGCAGTGGCGACGCTGCGCGAGAAGGGCCATGTCGCGCGTGGTTATCTCGGCGCCGGCCTGCACCCGATCCGCGATGGTGACGCGCATGGCGCGATGGTGATGAGCCTCGACGACAATGGCCCGGCCAAGGCCGCAGGCCTCTCGCTCGGCGACATCATCGTGTCGTGGAATGGCGAAGCCGTGCATGGGCCGCGGGAGCTGATCCGCAGGCTCGGGCCGGACAGCGCCGGCGCTTCGGTGGCGCTGGGTGTGATGCGTGGTGGCGAGACGCGCGAAGTCGCCTTGACCATCGGCGAAAAGCCGCTGAGCTGA
- a CDS encoding helix-turn-helix transcriptional regulator, whose protein sequence is MAGSEADGIASGGVMGRRLRVLIALGDAVRAERLSAGLAVNDDLLPVLTGGSDAADVAIVDGHALENVPLSGGAIDARIPRVVLSSRASRERPAGAVFAVLPTAADDLLIAAAVRLAAAGYRISGDGEPFPIGHDDFHDGGGDLFEDEGLDGVSTRPSLSPRESEVLALLAEGAPNKVIARRLNISVHTAKFHVAAILIKLGAANRTDAIAIAMRQGLVLV, encoded by the coding sequence ATGGCAGGCAGCGAAGCTGACGGGATCGCGAGTGGCGGGGTCATGGGGCGACGGTTGAGAGTGCTGATCGCGCTCGGCGATGCCGTGCGCGCCGAGCGCTTGTCGGCTGGGCTTGCCGTGAACGACGATCTGCTGCCGGTTCTGACGGGCGGCAGCGACGCGGCTGATGTCGCCATCGTCGATGGCCATGCGCTGGAAAATGTCCCCCTGAGCGGCGGTGCCATCGACGCGCGAATACCGCGCGTGGTGCTGTCCTCGCGGGCAAGCCGCGAGCGGCCGGCTGGTGCGGTGTTTGCCGTGCTGCCAACGGCAGCGGACGATCTGCTGATTGCGGCTGCGGTGCGGCTGGCGGCGGCGGGCTATCGGATTTCCGGCGATGGAGAGCCCTTTCCGATTGGGCATGACGACTTCCATGACGGTGGTGGCGATCTGTTTGAGGATGAGGGGCTCGACGGCGTTTCAACGAGGCCGTCGCTTTCGCCGCGTGAGAGCGAAGTGCTGGCGCTGCTGGCCGAGGGCGCGCCCAACAAGGTGATCGCGCGGCGGCTGAACATCTCGGTGCATACGGCGAAGTTCCACGTCGCTGCGATCCTGATCAAGCTGGGTGCCGCCAACCGCACTGACGCGATCGCCATCGCCATGCGGCAAGGCCTGGTGCTGGTCTAG
- a CDS encoding SDR family oxidoreductase, producing MSLKGKTLFISGGSRGIGLAIALRAARDGANVTIAAKTSEPHPKLPGTIYTAAQEIEQAGGKALPVLCDIREEAQVAEAVARTVEKFGGIDICINNASAIQLTGTLETDMKRYDLMHQINTRGTFLVSKMCIPHLKLAQNPHILNLAPPLDMKAKWFKNHVAYTMAKFGMSMCTLGMSAEFAKDGIAVNSLWPISTVDTAAVRNLLGGASVAAMSRSPDIMADAAHAILMRPSREATGNFYIDEEVLRAEGVSDFSAYAPGATGPLAGDFFVPDDVFVNSGTNIKRIY from the coding sequence ATGTCGCTCAAGGGAAAGACGCTGTTCATCTCCGGCGGGTCGCGCGGCATCGGGCTGGCGATCGCGCTGCGCGCGGCGCGCGACGGCGCCAATGTGACGATAGCGGCCAAGACCTCCGAGCCGCATCCGAAGCTGCCGGGCACGATCTACACGGCCGCGCAGGAGATCGAGCAGGCCGGCGGCAAGGCGCTGCCTGTGCTGTGCGATATCCGCGAGGAGGCGCAGGTCGCCGAGGCAGTCGCCAGAACCGTGGAGAAGTTCGGCGGCATCGATATCTGCATCAACAATGCCAGCGCCATCCAGCTCACCGGCACGCTGGAGACCGACATGAAGCGCTACGATCTGATGCACCAGATCAACACGCGCGGCACCTTCCTGGTTTCCAAAATGTGCATTCCGCACCTGAAGTTGGCGCAAAATCCTCATATCTTGAATCTGGCGCCGCCGCTCGACATGAAGGCCAAGTGGTTCAAGAACCACGTCGCCTACACGATGGCCAAGTTCGGCATGTCGATGTGCACTCTGGGCATGAGCGCGGAGTTCGCCAAGGACGGTATTGCGGTCAATTCGCTGTGGCCGATCTCGACCGTCGACACGGCGGCGGTGCGCAATCTTCTGGGTGGCGCGAGCGTGGCGGCGATGAGCCGTTCGCCCGACATCATGGCCGATGCGGCGCACGCGATCCTGATGCGGCCGTCGCGTGAGGCGACCGGCAATTTCTATATCGACGAGGAAGTACTGCGCGCCGAGGGCGTCAGCGATTTCTCAGCCTATGCGCCGGGCGCGACAGGGCCGCTGGCCGGCGACTTTTTCGTGCCGGACGATGTGTTCGTGAATTCAGGCACGAACATAAAGAGAATTTATTAG
- a CDS encoding TIGR00645 family protein — protein sequence MKRLELAIESIILASRWLLVVFYLGLGVALAIYALSFGKKLYEFVIMAFTLGETDTILKMLSLIDAALVASLVVMVIISGYENFVSRFDENDGEVHWLGTIDVGSLKVKVASTIVAISSIHLLQVFLNSASYTTDQLMWLTIIHLAFVASAFMLAYIDRLMGLGKAKKAGEE from the coding sequence ATGAAACGCCTCGAACTCGCAATCGAATCGATCATTCTCGCCTCCCGCTGGCTGCTGGTCGTCTTCTATCTCGGGCTGGGCGTCGCGCTCGCCATCTATGCGCTGTCCTTTGGCAAGAAGCTCTATGAGTTCGTCATCATGGCGTTCACGCTCGGCGAGACCGACACCATCCTGAAGATGCTCAGCCTGATCGACGCGGCGCTGGTCGCCTCGCTGGTGGTGATGGTCATCATCTCCGGCTACGAAAACTTCGTCAGCCGTTTCGACGAGAATGACGGCGAGGTCCACTGGCTAGGCACGATCGATGTCGGCTCGCTGAAGGTCAAGGTCGCCTCGACCATCGTCGCCATCTCCTCCATCCACCTCCTGCAGGTTTTCCTGAACTCGGCGTCCTATACGACCGACCAGTTGATGTGGCTGACCATTATCCATCTGGCCTTCGTCGCCTCGGCGTTCATGCTCGCCTATATCGACAGGCTCATGGGCTTGGGCAAAGCCAAGAAGGCAGGGGAGGAGTGA
- a CDS encoding OmpA family protein — protein MKRQPRILAGTALGLLMASAPLGAYPLQGSAAFGPLQHTTAPLIPAQAACAEGESAEACAQKQQLEPAQKPEPEQQAAPAQGEQEQQPRKKKRDQQQQTEQAPAEQAAPAAEQPAEQAAPANEEQPIKPRKKKRDQQQQIEAAPAEQPVEQAAPANEEQPVKPRKKKRDQQQQIEAAPAEQPAEQAAPATEEQPVKPRKKRKQDQQIEAAPAEQAPTTKEAPAGEPVPQAEPLQGEQQAAPAQGEQPQDKKKRGKKPVIEQPVTGEQPATTGEQPSTAEQPANGQQPVTGEQPAQGENAAQGEAPADENAAPILDSQKDVLRKRKGKNGQQGGENANGEQANQPAEPNGEQAQAPKPAPVDQGPPPTDDKSAQQEIQPEKLVPVTEEKGKRVERAPDENVRDRRRPKGADVLKEIGDRVIIQFNNQTIVESNDGPRMNRGAKDVYYEDLPRGRIRETVVRENGNQIVTIRNRNGDVIQRSRITPDGREYVLSYVDERRYEDVDDWRDPGDDLPPMRLDIARRDYILDSEDVEDPDDYYTFLEQPPVEKVQRLYSIDEVKRSARVRDIARRVDLDTLNFEFGSASISDTEVQKLEGVAGAMEKLLAKNPAETFLIEGHTDAVGRPEANLALSDRRAESVAEALTSAFGIPPENLTTQGYGEEYLKVDTTAPNRENRRVGIRRITSLVAPVASAN, from the coding sequence ATGAAACGCCAACCACGGATTCTGGCAGGCACAGCACTTGGCCTGTTGATGGCATCCGCGCCGTTGGGCGCGTACCCGCTGCAGGGCAGTGCCGCATTCGGCCCCTTGCAACACACCACAGCGCCGCTGATCCCAGCGCAAGCAGCCTGCGCCGAAGGCGAATCGGCTGAGGCCTGCGCACAAAAACAGCAGCTGGAGCCGGCGCAGAAGCCCGAACCGGAACAGCAGGCCGCGCCGGCGCAGGGCGAGCAGGAACAGCAGCCGCGCAAGAAGAAGCGCGATCAACAGCAGCAGACCGAACAGGCTCCTGCCGAACAGGCCGCGCCTGCCGCCGAACAGCCTGCCGAGCAGGCCGCACCGGCAAACGAGGAGCAGCCGATCAAGCCGCGCAAGAAGAAGCGCGACCAGCAACAGCAGATCGAGGCTGCGCCTGCCGAGCAGCCGGTCGAGCAGGCCGCTCCGGCAAACGAGGAGCAGCCGGTCAAGCCGCGCAAGAAGAAGCGCGACCAGCAACAGCAGATCGAGGCTGCGCCTGCCGAGCAGCCGGCCGAGCAGGCCGCTCCGGCAACCGAAGAGCAACCGGTCAAGCCGCGCAAGAAGCGCAAGCAGGACCAGCAAATTGAAGCGGCCCCAGCCGAACAGGCGCCGACCACAAAGGAAGCGCCTGCCGGAGAGCCTGTTCCGCAGGCCGAGCCCCTTCAGGGCGAGCAGCAGGCGGCGCCTGCCCAGGGCGAACAGCCTCAGGACAAGAAAAAGCGCGGCAAGAAGCCTGTCATCGAACAGCCGGTGACCGGAGAGCAGCCGGCCACCACCGGAGAACAGCCATCGACGGCCGAACAGCCCGCCAATGGCCAGCAGCCCGTGACCGGCGAACAGCCGGCCCAGGGTGAAAATGCGGCCCAGGGCGAAGCCCCGGCCGACGAGAACGCAGCGCCTATCCTCGACAGCCAGAAGGATGTCCTGCGCAAGCGCAAGGGCAAGAACGGCCAGCAGGGAGGCGAGAATGCGAATGGCGAACAGGCCAACCAGCCCGCCGAGCCGAATGGCGAGCAGGCGCAGGCACCAAAGCCGGCTCCGGTCGACCAGGGACCGCCGCCCACCGACGACAAATCGGCCCAGCAGGAGATCCAGCCTGAAAAGCTCGTTCCGGTGACGGAGGAAAAGGGCAAGCGCGTCGAGCGTGCACCCGATGAGAACGTCCGCGACCGTCGGCGTCCCAAGGGCGCCGACGTGCTCAAGGAAATCGGCGATCGGGTCATCATCCAGTTCAACAACCAGACCATCGTCGAAAGCAATGATGGCCCGCGCATGAACCGCGGCGCCAAGGATGTCTACTACGAGGATCTGCCGCGCGGCCGTATCCGCGAAACCGTGGTGCGCGAAAACGGCAACCAGATCGTCACCATCCGCAACCGCAACGGCGACGTCATCCAGCGTTCGCGTATCACGCCGGACGGCCGCGAATATGTGCTGAGCTATGTCGACGAGCGACGCTATGAGGACGTTGACGACTGGCGCGATCCCGGCGACGACCTGCCGCCGATGCGGCTCGACATCGCGCGTCGGGACTACATTCTGGATTCGGAGGATGTGGAGGATCCGGACGACTACTACACCTTCCTCGAACAGCCGCCGGTGGAGAAAGTCCAGCGCCTCTATTCGATCGACGAGGTCAAGCGCTCGGCGCGCGTGCGCGATATCGCCCGCCGTGTCGACCTCGACACGCTGAACTTCGAATTCGGTTCGGCCTCGATCTCCGATACCGAGGTGCAGAAACTCGAGGGCGTCGCCGGCGCCATGGAGAAGCTGTTGGCGAAGAACCCGGCGGAAACCTTCCTGATCGAAGGTCATACCGACGCGGTCGGCAGGCCGGAGGCGAACCTTGCCCTGTCCGACCGCCGCGCCGAATCGGTCGCGGAGGCCTTGACCAGTGCCTTCGGCATCCCGCCGGAGAACCTGACGACGCAAGGCTATGGCGAGGAATATCTCAAGGTGGACACGACGGCGCCCAATCGCGAAAACCGCCGCGTCGGCATCCGCCGCATCACCTCGCTGGTGGCCCCGGTGGCCAGCGCCAACTGA
- a CDS encoding YcgN family cysteine cluster protein: MDTPFWKTKTLEAMTPAEWESLCDGCGKCCLSKLEDEDTGEIYWTSVGCQLFDAESCRCSDYANRLARVPDCVGLTPQNVRTISWLPQTCAYRLVAEGRDLYWWHRLVSGSAETVHEAGISIRGRVSANETDLAAPDDYLEHMLDDEP, encoded by the coding sequence ATGGACACGCCTTTCTGGAAAACCAAGACGCTCGAGGCGATGACCCCAGCCGAGTGGGAATCGCTCTGCGACGGCTGCGGTAAATGCTGTCTGTCGAAACTCGAGGACGAGGACACCGGCGAGATCTACTGGACAAGTGTCGGCTGCCAGCTGTTCGACGCCGAAAGCTGCCGCTGCTCCGACTATGCCAACCGGCTGGCGCGCGTTCCGGACTGCGTCGGGCTGACGCCGCAGAATGTGCGCACCATCAGCTGGTTGCCCCAGACCTGCGCCTATCGGCTGGTTGCCGAAGGCCGCGATCTCTACTGGTGGCACAGGCTGGTTTCGGGAAGTGCCGAGACCGTCCACGAGGCCGGCATCTCGATTCGGGGTCGGGTTAGCGCCAACGAGACCGACCTTGCCGCACCGGACGACTATTTGGAGCACATGCTCGACGACGAGCCTTGA
- a CDS encoding SIMPL domain-containing protein, translated as MTRHLLPLALAAAIAFPAMAGAADSPPSPRIVVSGEGEATMAPDLALLSLSVMREAKTARAALDANNDAMAAVIAAMKSAGIKERDLQTAGIQINPRYVYTNKPDGSQEAELVAYQVTNTLSVRIRDIDKTGDILDKAVSLGVNQGGGISFTNEDPAAAVTEARKKAVANAVAKAKTLAEAAGVSIGRVLEITDQNIAPPPMPINAKAFDAAGAAVPVQAGENSYAVQVTVTFELK; from the coding sequence ATGACCAGACATCTTTTGCCCCTCGCACTTGCCGCCGCAATCGCTTTTCCAGCGATGGCCGGTGCTGCCGATTCGCCGCCCTCGCCTCGCATCGTCGTTTCCGGCGAAGGCGAAGCGACAATGGCGCCGGATCTGGCGCTGCTGTCGCTCAGCGTCATGCGCGAGGCCAAGACCGCGCGCGCCGCGCTCGATGCCAACAACGACGCCATGGCCGCCGTGATCGCGGCGATGAAATCGGCCGGCATCAAGGAACGCGATCTGCAGACCGCCGGCATCCAGATCAACCCGCGCTACGTCTACACCAACAAGCCGGACGGCAGCCAGGAGGCCGAGCTCGTTGCCTATCAGGTGACCAACACGCTTTCGGTGCGCATCCGTGACATCGACAAGACCGGCGACATCCTCGACAAGGCGGTGTCGCTTGGCGTCAACCAGGGCGGCGGCATCTCCTTCACCAATGAGGATCCGGCGGCCGCCGTCACCGAAGCCCGCAAGAAGGCGGTCGCAAACGCCGTCGCCAAGGCCAAGACGCTGGCCGAAGCGGCCGGTGTCAGCATCGGGCGCGTGCTCGAAATCACCGACCAGAACATCGCTCCGCCACCAATGCCGATCAACGCCAAGGCCTTCGACGCGGCCGGTGCGGCGGTTCCGGTGCAGGCTGGCGAGAATTCCTATGCGGTGCAGGTCACCGTCACCTTCGAGCTGAAGTGA